In Gemmatimonadaceae bacterium, the genomic stretch CGATTTCGACTACCCGAAGCGGGCGGCGATGCTCGGGGTCGAAGAGGGCGCGCGACATTTTCTCCTCGTGAGCGCGCTTGGCGCGTCACCCAAGTCGCGCATCTTCTACAATCGAGTGAAGGGTGATCTCGAGGACGCGTTGCGGACGATGCCGTATCGCAGCGTTACCATCGTGCGTCCGTCCCTGCTGCTTGGCGACCGCCACCCGCCGCGGTTTGGCGAGGAGCTCGCCAAACGCTTCGGTTGGCTCGCGCCGGGGCGATACAAACCGGTTCAGGCGAGCGACGTCGCGCGCGTGCTCGTGAACGCCGCTCGCGACGACGCGCCCGGACTGAACATCATCGAATCGGAAGACATTAGACTTTTATCATCAGGTGCAACGTGACGGATTCACTCGAGCAGGAAACGCCCCGCCGCGGATTTCTCGGTCAGGTCGCGGTGTCGGCGTTGGCGCTCGCGGCCGCTGCGTGTCGCGGTCCCGCGGCGGCAGTCGAGAGCGCGACGACGGTACCGACTCCTGGTCCGCGCGGCGCGGCGCCATCGAACTGGGACGACTCGTGGACGACGCGACTCAAAGCAAAGCATCGCGCGGTGTTCGATTCGCCCGAGATCGACGACGGATTGGCGCTGAATCATACCACGGGATACGTCCGCGCGATGCACGACGCGCTCGGATCCGACGATGCGCAAACAGTGCTCGTCCTCCGGCATCACGGCGTCCCGCTCGCGTTCAACGACGCGATGTGGGCGAAGTACGCGATCGGTGAAGACAAGAAGGTCAGGGATCGATCGGGCGATTGGGCCACCCACAACCCGCATGCCGGTACGATCGCCGCGCAACTGCTCGCGAAGGGACATATCGTCCTGGCGTGCGACCTGGCGACGCGGAATTATGCCGGCCAGATCTCGCGTCGTCTGGCTGGAGCGACCACGGCGGCGGTGTATCAGGAGCTGAAGGCGAATCTCATTCCGGGCGTCATCCTGCAGCCGACCGGCGTGTACGCGGCGCACCGCGCGCAGGAAGTCGGCTGCACCTATATCCGCTCGACCTGACTCGAGCGGCGGCGGTGATCAGCTCGCGCGCAGCGCCTTGCCCGTGTGCCGGCCACCGCGTTCTCCGTCACGCAGCGCAATGACACCGTTGACGATGACGGTGTTGATTCCCGTCGGATACTGGAACGGATCCGCATACGTGGCGGTGTCCTGAACCGTCGCGGGGTCGAACACGACGACATCGGCCGCCATGCGGGGCGCCAGTCGTCCGCGGTCGGCGAGATGAATGCGCGACGCCGGTAGCGCCGTCATCTTGTTGATCGCCTGCGGCAGCGTGAGGGTTTTCCGCTCGCACACGTAGCGCGCGAGAATCCGGGGAAACGTGCCGAGTCCGCGTGGGTGCGGGTGACCGCGCCGCGTGGGACCGTCAACCGCGAACGCGCCGCCGTCGCTGCACACCATGCCGTACCTGTGCGCGAGAATGCGGTCGAGATTGTCCTCGCTCATCGCGAAGCCGACCATGCCCACGTCGGCGTGGCTATGCTGTAGCAGCACCATCGCCATCGTATACGGATCGATTCCCTGCGCCGCGGCGTACTTGCCAAGCTGCTGCCCTTCAGCCGCGCGATCGTCTGGGTTGGCAACGTTGGCGATCATGACGTTGTCCCAGCCGCCGATCAGCTCGACCTTCGCCAGTGCCTCACGCCGAATGCGATCAGCCGTCGGCGGATCGATCAACCGCTTCAAGAACGCGTCAGTGCTTCCGTCGCGGCTCCAAACGGGGAACAGGTTCGTCAGTCCGGTTTGGTAGGCGACATACGGATAGCGGTCGAACGCGGCGTCGCACCCGCCGGCGCGCGCTTGCGCGATGCGATCGAACGCGCCATCGAGCTTGCTCCAGTTGCGCGGGCCCTGCGTCTTGAGATGAGAGATCTGTAATGGACAGCCCGCGCCACGCGCGACGGCGATCGCCTCGTCGATCGCCTCGAGGAGTTGATCGTCTTCGTTGCGCATGTGCGTCGCGTACGGCAGACGTCGTGCGGCGAGCGGCTTGCACAGCTCAACGAGCTCATCGCGCGGCGCGAACGCGCCCGGCGTGTATTCCAGGCCCGACGACGCGCCACATGCGCCGTCGGCGATCGCCTGAACCACCATTTCCTTCATGCGCGCCAGCTCGTTCGGCGTCGCCTTGCGGTTGTCGCCGCCGATCACGACGTCGCGCACGGTGCCGAGTCCGATCATCGACGCGACGTTCACCGAAGGTTGAAGCTGGGCGAGCGCCTTCCACAGATCGGTGAATCGCCCGTACTGGCGGCGTGCATCGTCGATGGATTCCGCGCCCATGCGCAGCGGAACGCGCGACGACCCATCCTGGCCGACGACGATGGTCGTGATGCCCTGACGGATCAGCGACTCGGAGCGCGGATCATCCCACAGCGATCCGTCGCCGTGCGAATGGATGTCGATGAAGCCGGGCGCAACAGCGAGGCCGCGCGCGTCGATCTCCGTGGCGCCATGTTCCGGCGATCGCGTCGCGACGGACACGATGCGTCCGCCGGTGATGACGACGTCGGCCTCACGCCCCGTCGCCCCGGTGCCGTCGAAGACCATTCCGTTCCGAACGACGATGTCGGCGTCGGCGCGCGACCGAAGCAACAGCGAGGGTGCGCCCGCCAGCATCGCGGCGGTGCTGGCGGATTCTCGCAGGAAGTCACGGCGTGTCGGCATGGGCTAACAATGCGTCGCCGAATTGCCTTCGGCCAGGCAGGGCCATGCCGCCCCGAGCTACTCGTCTCGCAGCGCTACGACCGGATCGACGCGCGTGGCGCGCATCGCCGGCACCAACGTCGCCAACAGCGCGATCGCCGCCAGCAGCACGGAGACGATGGCGTACGTCGCCGGATCCGTCGCGCCGACGCCAAACAGCTGCGACGACAGCAGGCGTGTGAGCGCCAATGCGCCAACCAAACCAATCGCGACTCCAGCCGCGGCGAGGATCATTCCCTGACCGACAACGAGTGCAAGCACGCGTGACCGCGCGGCGCCCAGCGCCATGCGAATGCCCAGCTCGCGCGTGCGTTGCGTGACGGAGTAGCTCATGACGCCGTAAATGCCGATCGACGCGAGCAGGACCGCGATCGCGGAGAAGACACCGAGCAGGAACATCGACAGCCGCCGTTGTCCGACCGACTGCTCGACGAGCTTGTCCATCGTGTTCACCTGCGACAATGGCAGATTGCGATCGACCGAATGCACTGCTTCGCGCGCGGCCGGCAGCATGGCCAGCGGATTGCCGGTCGTGCGCACGACCACGGTCATTCCGCGAATACCGGCCTGCGTCGTCGGGAAGTAGTACTGAATGCGCGGCTCCGCGTCGAGCCCTTCGTGCGCCGCGTGCCCAACGACACCCACAATGGTGATCCACGTCGAGTCGGTCTTGCCCCGCGCCGCGCCAAAGGTGATGCGCTTACCGATCGGATCGGTGTTCGCGAAATACTTCTTCGCGAAGACTTGATCGATGATCGCGACCTGCGGTCCGCCCTGCACGTCCTGCGGTCCGAACATCCGGCCCCGCACGAGCGGAATGCGCATCGCCTCGAAGAACCTCGGCGACACGACGCGAATGTCGCCCCACGGCCCATTCTGTCCCGGCGGCACGACGAGGTTCTCGATCTCGAAGCTCGCTGTCGACCAGCCGCCGCCGAAGGGAATGACCGACGTGACCCCCGCGGCGCTGACGCCGCTCAACCCATTCAGCCGCTCCGTAATCTGGCTGACCAGCTGAATCTCGGACGTATCGCTCGGGTATTTCACCGGCGGCAGATTCAGATTGAACAGCAGCAGGTTGCGCGCGTCGAAGCCGGGGCTCACGCTCTGCAGTCGTGCCACGCTCTTGATCAGCAAGCCCGCGCCCACCAACAGCGTGAGCGACAGCGCGACTTCAGCGATCACGAGTCCGCGCCGAAGCGTGCGGCCGGCGAAGTCGGCGGCGCCGCTGCGGCTACCGTCCTTTAGCGTTTCCTGAAGA encodes the following:
- a CDS encoding NAD(P)H-binding protein, with protein sequence MKTAGRSVLLLGATGLVGRECLRQLDADDSVAGITVLARRPLDLPSPKTRVVVVDFDALATRSDLFAVDQIFCALGTTIKQAGSQAAFRRVDFDYPKRAAMLGVEEGARHFLLVSALGASPKSRIFYNRVKGDLEDALRTMPYRSVTIVRPSLLLGDRHPPRFGEELAKRFGWLAPGRYKPVQASDVARVLVNAARDDAPGLNIIESEDIRLLSSGAT
- a CDS encoding D-aminoacylase, with amino-acid sequence MPTRRDFLRESASTAAMLAGAPSLLLRSRADADIVVRNGMVFDGTGATGREADVVITGGRIVSVATRSPEHGATEIDARGLAVAPGFIDIHSHGDGSLWDDPRSESLIRQGITTIVVGQDGSSRVPLRMGAESIDDARRQYGRFTDLWKALAQLQPSVNVASMIGLGTVRDVVIGGDNRKATPNELARMKEMVVQAIADGACGASSGLEYTPGAFAPRDELVELCKPLAARRLPYATHMRNEDDQLLEAIDEAIAVARGAGCPLQISHLKTQGPRNWSKLDGAFDRIAQARAGGCDAAFDRYPYVAYQTGLTNLFPVWSRDGSTDAFLKRLIDPPTADRIRREALAKVELIGGWDNVMIANVANPDDRAAEGQQLGKYAAAQGIDPYTMAMVLLQHSHADVGMVGFAMSEDNLDRILAHRYGMVCSDGGAFAVDGPTRRGHPHPRGLGTFPRILARYVCERKTLTLPQAINKMTALPASRIHLADRGRLAPRMAADVVVFDPATVQDTATYADPFQYPTGINTVIVNGVIALRDGERGGRHTGKALRAS
- a CDS encoding ABC transporter permease, whose translation is MDALLRDISYSFRRLRRSPAFTIIVVLTLALGIGANTAIFSVVNTVLLRPLPYRAPERLVSVEHFYPSLNNMEAPVSAHGFHDYRDQTKSFESFAVETQFGANLTGTGDPERVPGSRVSGDWFHVLGVSPIVGRAISRDDDQPGKEHVVVLSYGLWTRLFANSPSAVGKTIELNGESYQIIGVMPPSFYAFYGRKSDLFVPLALTQAQLSGGYTNEYLNSVARLEPSVTLDQARAEMTLFAENLKRANANSFSPKWTLKVRTLDDLSSGSARTGLLVLLGAVGFVLLIACANVANLLLARAAIRIKEIAIRSALGADRASLIRQLLTESVMLAIVGGVLGLALAQWGVKSLVAIFPQLPRASEMGIDANVMVFTLLVSIATGLLFGLAPALQSSTTNLQETLKDGSRSGAADFAGRTLRRGLVIAEVALSLTLLVGAGLLIKSVARLQSVSPGFDARNLLLFNLNLPPVKYPSDTSEIQLVSQITERLNGLSGVSAAGVTSVIPFGGGWSTASFEIENLVVPPGQNGPWGDIRVVSPRFFEAMRIPLVRGRMFGPQDVQGGPQVAIIDQVFAKKYFANTDPIGKRITFGAARGKTDSTWITIVGVVGHAAHEGLDAEPRIQYYFPTTQAGIRGMTVVVRTTGNPLAMLPAAREAVHSVDRNLPLSQVNTMDKLVEQSVGQRRLSMFLLGVFSAIAVLLASIGIYGVMSYSVTQRTRELGIRMALGAARSRVLALVVGQGMILAAAGVAIGLVGALALTRLLSSQLFGVGATDPATYAIVSVLLAAIALLATLVPAMRATRVDPVVALRDE